Genomic segment of Armatimonadota bacterium:
ATTAACTTCCCGCTCTTGTCAAATTTGGTTAGAACCTTGCTATAAGCCAGCAGCTCAGACCACGTTCTTGGTGCCCGCGTCGGGTCTAGCCCGGCCTTTCGAAGGTTATCCGCCTCTTCGTTGAAAATCTTTCGGTTCCAGTACAGGATTCGGTTGTCGGAGCCGGTCGGAATTGCGTAGACCTTTCCGTCGTACGAGGCCTCTTGCCAGGTTGCCGGATAGTACTGCTTCTCCTGCGGGCAAAGCGGGTCCGTTTTTGAATCTCGGGCAATCAGGTCGTCGAGCGGACGAAAAGCCCCGCGCGAAGCCCAGTCCGAAATCGTAAAGCGGTCCTGATTAATCACGTCGGGCGCCACGTTGCCCACGATCGACGTCATCAGCTTCTGCGGGTCCATCCGACCCGCGCCCATGCTGAGCAGCTTAACCTTGAGGTCTGGGTTTTCCTCCTCAAAGGCTCGAATCGCGGCGTCTTGTCCCTTCGTGTCGGGTCCTAGCGAGAGCCCCCAAAACACGACTTCCTTCTTTGGTGGCGCGGTTTGCGCAAATACTGTGGTCGTAAGAACGAGCAGCAGGCAGGTGAGAATCCTTTGAAGGCTCTTCATCGAAACAGTCCAAGTTTAAGCTGATCTTACACGGAGAATACGAATTCTCAACCGGAAACTCGTATGAAAAATGTTGACGGATGAGTCGCAGAGGTACCCTCTTATTTTCCGTGGATCCTCTTCAGCAGCCTGATTTTAACGAAAAACCGAAGCTATTTCCTTTGGTTCTGACAGTTTTTCTCGATTTGTTAGGGTTTGCGATGTTCATCCCCGACCTTCAGCTCCGAGGCCAACTGCTCGCCACACAGTTCCTCCACATGGACAATAAGGCTCTCCAAGTGGGCCTTTTGATCGGGCTGGGTCAGTCGGTCTACTCGATCGCTCAACTCCTCACTGGAACCTGGCTGGGGCGGCTGAGCGATACCAATGGTCGAAGAATAGTCCTCCTGATCAGCAGTGCGCTCTCGGTGTTCGCCTACATTCTCTATGCGAACGCCCACAGCATTTTCCTGCTCTATCTTTCGCGGGCCCTCTCAGGTGTAGCCGCCGCCAACCTCGGCGTCGCGTTCGCCTACGTGGCCGATGTCAGCAAACCAGAAGAGCGATCCGCCAAGATGGGCATGCTCGGTGCCGCCTTCGGTGCCGGATTCGTGATCGGCCCTGCTCTCGGTGCTGGGCTACTCGCAATGAATCACGACAGCCCGGCCCTCCTCGGTTACTTCGCCGCCGCCCTGTCCTTCGTCAACTTCATCCTCATCTACCGCTTGGTGAAGGAGTCCAACTTCGACCGACTTGATTCGCATCGCGGCTCGCTCATCGGAAATATCTCGCATGCAGCCAGCGTCAAGGGCCTCGGCATCGTCATGCTGATGTTCTTTATGATGAATCTCGCCTTCACCAACTTGGAAACGACATTCTTCCGCCTCCTCGAGGCCAAGAACTGGATATTCCAGATCCCATCGGATCATGTAAAAACCGTTGGCGCAATCATCCTGACCGTCGTGGGTATCACCGGCGTTTTCACGCAAGGCGGACTCGTGCGCGTGATCGTGCCCAAGTTGGGTGAACTCAAGACGGTGAGATTCTTTTACAGCATGTTCATTCCCGTGTTCCTTTGCATCCCGTACTTCCAGTTCTATTGGCCGGGAATCATCGGAGTGATCATGTTAGGAGTCACGAACGGTCTCAGTGGGCCAAGTATGAATGCCCTTGTCTCCCAGCGTGCCCCTCGCGAAATGCAGGGAAGCATCATGGGCCTCACGCAGTCGCTGGGCTCTCTTGCCCGAGTCATCGGACCCGTATTCGCAAACTTTCTGTTCCAGATGCGCCCGTCATACCCATATCTATATGGTGCGGGCCTCGCCTGCATACCCGCTATCCTTTCTTGGGCTATCCTTAAACCTGTGCCCCAGGACAAGGACGAAGTCGCCTTCGCCAACGTCCACTAGATTACGATGAGCGAAGAAGCCGTTGAAAAGACCGAGACCCGGGAGACCCCATCCAAACATCAGCGAGATTGGTTGGGCACCTTTGTGGGCCTCGCCATCTTCCTCGGCGGAATCGCCATCCTCTACACCGTATTCAGTCAGGCCCTCGAACTCTTCCGAACTCCGCCAAGAGTAGAACTAACGGTTCAACCTGGCAAGCCGGTTGAACTCGCGAGCGCCTTCAATGGAATGATGGGCGTGATCGTCAAAATCCTCCTGCTCATCCTCATGACCTGGCTGGGCTCGGTGATCGCAAATCGGGGAATTTTCCTCTACGGACACTCGCGAGGACGGACGGGCCGAAAGTCCTAACTAGTATTTTTACGAGATTCCAACTAAAACCCTTGAGAAAATTGTTAGGTTTTCCCAAGTGCATTGCGCCAAATCGGCTTTCGCGCTATCATGGTAGGGAATCAGGTTTTCAATCTGAATCTGAGGTTCTCATAACTATGAATTTGGGCAAACTTACGCGCGGTGCGGCAGTCGTCGTATTCGCCTCCAGTGCGATCTTCGCTAACGCTCAGACGACAAGCATGTGGTGGAATAAGTCGGGTGACTCCGCGACCCTCATGCCGCCGACCGTCGACGTCGTCGCCGGTTCGACCGTCACTTTGAGCGTTTATCTCTCGACGTCTGGCTTCACGGGCAACCTGTCGGCTGTCTCCGTTTTCCTTGGCTACGATACAACCAACTCGATGACGGATACCGCAGTGCCGGATGGCAGCGGCATCACTATCGCCCATGGCGGAACCAACGCTTCTCCGACCGGACTCCCGCTCGCATGGTCGTCGTCGTTCAGTGGTGGCGTGGTCCTCAACAAGCTTGGTGGCGGTTTCGACGCTTCTTCCGCGAGCCGACCGTTTGGCTTGTGGACCTCCAACGTGACCTTCGGCGACTTCGGCTTCACCGATACCTCGGCGACCCGAATGTTCGATGTCACGCTGACGGTTGACGGATCGCTGGCCGATGGTTCGCTGCGACCGATCACCATCTACGCTCTGCCTTCGATGCCGGGCGCATGGGATTCGGAAGTCTTCGATTCCAACTCGGTGAGCGCTGCTCCGCAGGCCTACACTGCAAATCTGCATGTGGTCAACCCCGTTCCGGAACCTGCCTCGCTGGCTGTTCTCGGCCTTGGCGCCGTCGCTCTTATCCGACGCCGCAAGAAGTAAACCAAATTCGTAGCGTGTCTGCGTCGAGTCTTCTCGGCGCAGGCACCGATGCGAAAAACTTTCTTTCTATTCCTAGTACCCAGTGGACGCGGCCTTCGGTGCTCCCCGTCGCTCCTAACTTTGGGTGGGTCATCAATGAAACTAAACGCAAAATCCAGAAATACATTCTCTTTCGGTCGATTGCTGAAGGGTGGGGTTGTTGCTTCGGTAATGCTCGGTTCGATCGCTGTATCGAGCGCGCAGACCGTCGGCAAGGCTTATACGCTCAGCACCAAACCGATTGTCGAGACGACAGCGCAAATTATGCAGCGTGAGCGCCAGTTCGGTCCGAAGCTTCCCATTCGCAAGCTGAAAGACACAGAAACTGAACACGAGATCGATCGAGACCATCTTCCTCAAAACCCGTTGTCCCCGGCCTCGCCTATGTGGCCCCCGGTCGTCAACGACGTCAAGATTCTTCCTCCCGGTGACACAACCATCGGCGATGGCAAGACGCCTCCTCCGCCCAACTTCTCGGTGCCGGTCAACTTTGGTGGACCGACCCTCGGCGAAAGTGGCTTCGTTCCGCCCGACTCCGACGGCGATGTCAGCTACAGCTCGGTCATTGTCGCC
This window contains:
- a CDS encoding MFS transporter, which codes for MSRRGTLLFSVDPLQQPDFNEKPKLFPLVLTVFLDLLGFAMFIPDLQLRGQLLATQFLHMDNKALQVGLLIGLGQSVYSIAQLLTGTWLGRLSDTNGRRIVLLISSALSVFAYILYANAHSIFLLYLSRALSGVAAANLGVAFAYVADVSKPEERSAKMGMLGAAFGAGFVIGPALGAGLLAMNHDSPALLGYFAAALSFVNFILIYRLVKESNFDRLDSHRGSLIGNISHAASVKGLGIVMLMFFMMNLAFTNLETTFFRLLEAKNWIFQIPSDHVKTVGAIILTVVGITGVFTQGGLVRVIVPKLGELKTVRFFYSMFIPVFLCIPYFQFYWPGIIGVIMLGVTNGLSGPSMNALVSQRAPREMQGSIMGLTQSLGSLARVIGPVFANFLFQMRPSYPYLYGAGLACIPAILSWAILKPVPQDKDEVAFANVH
- a CDS encoding PEP-CTERM sorting domain-containing protein, whose protein sequence is MNLGKLTRGAAVVVFASSAIFANAQTTSMWWNKSGDSATLMPPTVDVVAGSTVTLSVYLSTSGFTGNLSAVSVFLGYDTTNSMTDTAVPDGSGITIAHGGTNASPTGLPLAWSSSFSGGVVLNKLGGGFDASSASRPFGLWTSNVTFGDFGFTDTSATRMFDVTLTVDGSLADGSLRPITIYALPSMPGAWDSEVFDSNSVSAAPQAYTANLHVVNPVPEPASLAVLGLGAVALIRRRKK